A window of Centroberyx gerrardi isolate f3 chromosome 19, fCenGer3.hap1.cur.20231027, whole genome shotgun sequence genomic DNA:
ACATGAAAtctatttttttgtatatttatttcagTATAAGAATTTAGTTTGACAGAAGAAAACAGCAGTTTGCCATTAACCTTTATTTGAGCCAAAGCGTGACAATGATCGTTTTGTCTCTCTTACATTAACACAAGATGTGTATGAGCCAATGTTGTAGTCGAGTCACTAAACCTCTAGTccaagtcgagtcccaagtccgCACTGTTTGAATCCAAGTCACCAAGTTCATGTCCGAGTCAAGTAATCCATGCAAGAACAAAATCTAAGTCACAATGAAAGCATCATCTTCCTCGATGTGGATCAACATGGGGCAgcatcattcaaaagtgtaaatcAATAGGAGATCAATTAGGGAGAGAAACAGTTTTGTTTGATGGGATATTTTGGTACACAAAGTCAcgactaaagattttctgttttccaggaagtaaaagcaatgaaatcttgatttgaaaaatacaataagtgaaattaattgttaaataggtgtatggtatgcggaaaaaaaagtgaaaaagtaatttttcctTTCAGTGTtactttaaaaagaaaacatacaaattTACATTGAACACATTAAAAGCTAGTTCATTAGTTAGAATGGTGACTACATTTCagtcaattcttttttttttttatttgcatttcaaaaatAGACCAGAAATGAACAAGCAAATTAGAAAATTAGCATAACATAAAGCTATTGTATTTTAACAGTTTAATAGTTGAACAGCACCCCATCAGTGGTTTTGTTGCAAGATAAATGTTCATGTCTTCATGTTGACCTGTAATGTTAACCAACCAGGTACAAATTTATGGTAACACTGAAAAGATGTGTAGCCAATGTCTAATGTGATCGAGTCCCAAGTTCAAGTCGCAATTTGTGCAGGTGCGCTTTTGCATGACGTGTTAAGTCTCAAGTCAGAAGAGGGAAGTGGAGAATTCAGATTATTCACAGATGTGTATGGGTGCAGGGACATTAGAGAtactctgtgtgcatgtgaacatcctgaataagaccttaaacAGGATGTGCGTTAATATCTGGGATACTATGTGCATGTAAGCGCAATGATAGACTAGAAGGGTTTGGGTTTCCTCCTGAATGATGGACTATCATGATGTGTCTCTAGTTTATTGTTCTGTTGCTGCTCAACAGCTTCActtgctgctgctctcaccagAACACTTATGGGTGTTGACATGTGCAAGCAAACGAAAACTTTTCCCACAAACATTGCAACTAAATGGtttttctcctgtgtggactctcgTGTGTTTATTCAGATTTCCCTTTTCGCtaaaacttttaccacaaactgagcaactaaatggtttctctccagtatggactctcatgtgtctgACTAATGCCCCCCTTTCACTGTAACTATTCTTACAAACTGAGCAACTGAAAGGTTTTTCCCCTGTATGAATTCTCATGTGTGAACCTAATGTTCCACTCTGGCTAAATTTTTTACCACAAACTAAGCAACTAAAaggtttctccccagtgtgttgtctcatgtgtgtgtgcaaacttcCCTTTTGCCCAAATTTTTTACCACAAACTGTACAGTCAAATGGTTTCTCCCCGGTGTGACTGGTCATGTGTCTCTGCAGAATTCCTTTGTGCCGaaatgttttaccacaaactgagcaACTAACGTGTTTCACCCCGGTACGAGATCTCTTATGACGTACATTGTTGTTCATGGTGTCAAAACCTGACTGAGGTTCCTTTGTCGCATTCCAAccatcatcactgtcttcagcctcagttttaaaacattgtgaAAAGAGGAACTGGCCATCACTACTTGCTTTTAAAAAACTAGCTAGATCCAAGTCAAGGGCTGGTTgtgatactccacagtcctctccatcagcttctgttttcatctgttcagttgagctgctggctagaggctctgcctctctgttctcctcagtttggctttgatgaagctgtgaggactgaggtttctcttcatcatcttcactcttcacagggacaggagtgaacgggaactcggtgacatcggcctcctccggcccttgaagctgctctccctcctgactggtccagatttcctctggttcctctttaatgtgtggaGTCCCAGACTGGACCTCCTGGTCCAGTCTGGGACTCCACACCTGCTGCAcagggggaacctcttcttcACAGACAATCAGCTGCTGGACGTCTGGAGATAAGGCTGAaatacaaagacacagacattaAAGAGAACGTCATGCCAAACTTCATGTTAACTAGAAAACCTACCAGcacttgattttcttttctacACATTTTTCTACAAATGTTAAGTATTTTTGAGATAGttctaaatattaaaaaatgatGCTATTAAATAGCTTCAATAGTTTTAGTATGAACTTGAATCTGACAGTTTTAATTAACAAaagtgtgattttattttatattgtgacatttcatttaaaaaaaataaatatgtttttttaggCTATACTAttaaagtgaagaagaaaaataaaattttcaAACTTAAGAGTCCAAATGTTATCTCTTTTAGGTGGGAAAATGACACAAATAATAtgattacagtaaaaaaaaaaaaataaagttattgtaATTTGTATCACATAATAAGCTTTGATTCAACACAGGTATCTGGAAAATGTACCGTTTTGGTCCTGGTATCGAATTCAAGGTACCGGTACCAACAATTTTCAAATGACACCGAGCCCCATTCTCAATGGAGTGAAACTCGTTACGAGGGATGGGACGACAGGCCGGtatctaaattcaatatatcgcaatataaaaatgtgacaaaccgtctgttgtcaggaacatgaatggtgatatcagctccatgttattctgctgtcaggaacatgaatggtgatatcagctccatgttattctgctgtcaggaacatgaatggtgatatcagctccatgttattctgctgtcaggaacatgaatggtgatatcagctccatgttattctgctgtagtaatcactaatgagactcttgaccatcacaatttcacaagctctccatccaaattattattttttttattattatattattattgtcactttgtattgacatttttaaattgttgtttacattctagcagccaatggcatcgctagaaagatttgagtctcagaaataaacagaattctgcacagtcagactttgttgtcattgaacgtTTATGTATTACATCCCATCATGGTTGTGGCAAACTGTGAACCACATATCACTTATCAAATCGTATCGCATAAAAATACCGTCCCATCCCTGCTAGCAGGAGGAGACGCACCGCGAACAGGAAGTGTCAGCAGTATGGTGACAGTGtaacacaaaatgacaacaatgaaatgagaaatgtaCGTTTGCTACGGTGAGCACAGCGGGAACCTGGTTACTGCACTCTGAGGATAAACGTTTTCTGGATGTTACAAAGGTGAAATATAAGTTGGATCTAGGAGTCATAAGAGTAGAGTCAAGATTACTGGTTTGCATGTTGATTCCTCCAGTCCCAAATGGAAGAGGAGGCCTCTGAGAAATGAACAGCACAGAGGCCGTTataaaaaacaccacaaaaagCTCAAAGCACTGTGAGCGTCCAGGCGGCCGGGGCGTTCGGTGCTTCAACCTCAACTTGCGAAAATGCGTGAATGTCAAGTGGCCGAGGCTCCGGGAACTAAAAGGGTTTTAAGTGTTGCAGCAACGCCACCTAGTTTTGGAGAAACTTCATTTAGAAATAGAAAACACTTTGAATCAGGCTCCATCAGGTGGAGAGCAGCTGTTTGTAACCCCAAGGAAGGCAGAGACTGGGATAGCTGTAGATAGCTACAGAATTTATTAAAATTGTCAACTGTCTCTTAAAAACgacagaataaataaagataaaaggTCAAGATAAAGAGACGAAGATAAATAGAGAAAACCCAGTCCCATTCTAGGCCAGAGTTTAGCAGCAACAATAATCCAGCCAGATAACACCCCAAAAGGAAATGATCAAAGTAAACCACATGCAAAACCACACCAACCGAATGAAAACCCCACAAAAATATTAATAAGATAATTGTCTGCCATGTGACATGAACAGATGCTTTCATCCTCCTGCGTAAACATTAACGGCAGTAGAGGTTTGTCTTTGTTTCACAATGGAGATGAAATGTTTGAACATTACAGAAAGTCTATTTTGCCAAGCAGCAGCTTCGGCCTACAGTAGAGCCTCCTCAGCTTATTACAGTCTGTTTCTACTCTGCTGACTAGACACACCAGCAGAGGCCCAGTGGTTCtacttcaggtgtgtgtgtgtttctctacttcaggtgtgtgtgtttctctacttcaggtgtgtgtgtttctctacttcaggttgtgtgtgtttctctacttcaggtgtgtgtgtttctctacttcaggtgtgtgtgtttctctacttcaggtgtgtgtgtttctctacttcaggctgtgtgtgtgtttctctacttcaggctgtgtgtgtttctctacttcaggctgtgtgtgtttctctacttcaggtgtgtgtgtgtttctctacttcaggtgtgtgtgtttctctacttcaggctgtgtgtgtgtttctctacttcaggctgtgtgtgtgtttctctacttcaggctgtgtgtgtttctctacttcaggctgtgtgtgtgtttctctacttcaggtgtgtgtgtgtttctctacttcaggtgtgtgtgtgtttctctacttcaggctgtgtgtgtttctctacttcaggttgtgtgtgtgtttctctacttcaggttgtgtgtgtgtttctctacttcaggctgtgtgtgtgtttctctacttcaggtgtgtgtgtgtttctctacttcaggctgtgtgtgtttctctacttcaggctgtgtgtgtttctccgtAACGACGATGCCGAGTCAAAAGGTTACGCAAGCTTTCTTAACTCTGCACTGTTGGTATAAAACATCGGCGTGTGTGTTAGGAGATCacttgaatgtgattggtggtATGCATATTTACTGGTCATTTGCTCTGGAACATGTTGCCTAGCTACCATCCCAAGCAATCCCAGTTGAGTTGCCTAGCTACCAGCCAAATCAGCCCCAGTTGCTTAGCTACCAGTTAAAGCAGCCCCTGTTGCCTAGCTACCAGCCTAAATCAAGGAGTAAATGGGCTCACTTTAGTTTTCTCAGCTGTGAGTCGTCATACTGAACCACCTGTGAGTCTAGTTTTGTCAAAATGACCTGCACTTATATAATGTGAATACCGTGGGACTGTATTCTAAGCAGTAGCATCATACAGTCATAATACAGAGATATgtaaaaacctttatttatataatggCATAGGTTCCCCTGTCTAACTGTGACCTGATACTGAAATCTGTTTGTAGGTTTGAGTGAGATCACGTGCTGCTCAGAGTGACGTAACACTCACACACCGCGGACCACTGGTTCACCTCATGTTtagaaataaatatgaaataaataaaatagctaCTCACATATCCTatgcatagatagatagatagatagatagatagatagatctatATATTACTATCTAGCTATAACCACACAAACTGCAAAATACAGCGCAACAATAAGAATATAATCGATAATAGAATATATTTAATAGACAAAGGATTATGATTTCCGACACCAGTAGCCGATCCAGTGGGTTGCTAGGTTAGACATGAGTTACCACCTTGGTCGGATGAATAGTCGGCTTCTCATTTCCCACCGCCGGCTTATGATTGGCCAGATCAGTAGCTGGCTTCGGCAAGGATACAGTCTCCGCCGGCTTCTCAAtagtcttaattttgacccTTTCCCTGCGCACCACAAAGACCACAAAGACCACTCACTAACTGGTCCGGACCACAACCGACCACTAGCTTCAGCGCCCCCTAGTGGCAGCAACCAGCGGTCCGGGTTAGCGACCATGGTCCGAGGACAGACCGCTGAGAGGCCAGAAACTGACTCCATTCCCCAAGAAACTGTAGAATAAAGGACTGAACCTTCAACTTTGACCAAACCCGGTGTGACTCTGAATCACGTtcttcactttgttttcacTCATTCGTTATGGTGCCCAGTGCAACACCGTTAGGGTTAGGCGTGTTACTCAGCACATGGTATTGGTGTGCACGGTGTCTCTCGTGCCTCGCTAGTGGCTCTACCATAAGTTCTCATCTTTTTAGTAGAAAACGTTTCAGTTTATCGATCAGGATACTGACTGAGGAGGAAATGTTAGTTTCTGAGCTCCCGAGGGaagctaactgttagctaatGAACAGAAACACGAGACGGACTCTGGCCCTGATCCGGTCCAGTCAGCTGGTTTAAAGGCAGCAGcttgtaaaataatgtaaaagcGGCGATCCGTCACTTTTAGACTAATGGAGAACAGGCTAATGTAGAAAAACCGTGTACAAACCTTCCGTGTCTACCTGGATCTCGGGCTTCAGGTCTCCCAGCAGCCTGCGCTGGCGACCGATCTCTTCTTCGTAGTCCGATATCGTTCTCTCAAACACTCCGATGATCTCCTCGACAGCCAGAGTCAGTCTCTGGCTGACGAAGGCTCTCAGTAGCTGGATTGTGGACATTTTCCGACAAAACGGGGGAAGGCTCCGGTACAGGAGGCGTTATGAAGGCTGAGctgcctttttcttttgttggaACCTACAGCCAAGCCGCCCGCTGCGGGTGTGTTGCTAGGCAACACTTCAGCCACTCAACCTGCCGTTAACGCAGGTCTACTTACAAATTATAGGCTGTTAAACAGAGAGCGGCCTGTCCGGCGTGTAgttatctctctccttcctgtcttcctgccttCTTGCTGCTCCGCCCGCTTGGTGAACCGTGacagccccgcccctccccggAGGACCCCGCCTCCCCGTTTCATAGTTTTTCCAATAAGatatcaaatatttattttgaaaattctcTGCCCCCTTCGCCCTTATGGATGTTCATGCAGCGAAGGACAAGGAGGAGACTTTATGGCGTAATTTGATTTCATCAGTTTCAGGGACTTGATTTAGAGTTGAATTATAGTAACActcgaaccagtaatcccttaaaacacccttatatttacagtaattcaccccttaattcctgctaaattaattaattaattaaaatgaattaagggagttattaatggaggagatcccatctaAACCCCCTTAAACTCCCCTTGATTTCTGACTCcttactttttaatttaatgtaaaattcagggagacaggaactttccattaataactcattaataacctgtaaacctgcacaaaagacatgaaaaatccctcaACTTACTAGAGTCTCTGTGactcaacccatgaataaatcccttataaacccatgatactaaccttactttattaaagctgttattttaatggataattaatatttatgtgattagaaattaaggacatttcagggataagaCCAAGGGTAAGACCAAGAGTTGAACCTTGAACTTTGAGCAATAGATCCAATCAATGCGTTTCCAATCGATAGGAGGAAATGCTTTAGCCTATCTCTCAATCGTTTTACTCACTAAAGTGCATTATGATCCGGAAGTAAAGGTATGACGTCACACTCGTGCTCCAGCTACCTTCCACGTTACGAGGCTAGACCAGTTTAATACATCCGTGGGCTGGACAGCACGGTGTGAAAATGTGCGCAGTCCAGCAGCTGAGAGCGTCGGTGAAgcagcgactaactgcggctgttgaagagatatttgggctgtttgaaagaacgatAGCAGAGTACGAAGAAGAGATTGATCGCCAACGCAGGCTGCTGGAAGATGTTCTGAAGCCTGAGATCCAGATCAACAAAGCAGGTTTGTAGAAGGTTTTTCTACATTATACTTACTGCACTGATCTCAGTAAAGTGACAGATCACCgcttttacattattttacaagCTGCTGCCTTTAAACCAGCTGACTGAACAGGAGGGACAGAGTCCATCTTGTGTTTCTGTTcattagctaacagctaacagttAGCTTCCCACCACAGCTGGATCAAGCTGGACAGTTAGTCAGATTCATACCGGAGGTTAAGCCATGTGGCTTTCGAAATAAAAGCACgtttaaataaatgtattggGGTGTACAAAAATGCTCAATTGAGTCATGATAATaaatattaactaaaactacagCTGTAAAACAGACACTAAAAGGATTATATCGTGCTATCACATCATATTTACCAACCTTGAGAGTCCAGAAATTGGGATTTTCCAAACAGGGTCTGGTGGTCAGAAATTTGAACTAATGATGTAACcacagaaacaacatttttggtGCAATGTATTTTGTTGACCATTTGGAAACAGTTTTAGTATAAGGACAAGattgtttgtgttatttttaacaAATGTCATAAATGGTCAGATTTTTAATTTCGGTCAAAATATGGGAGAAAATCAGGAGAAATGACTCTGTGTGAAAACACTGAGAGGGGATGAAAATCAGGAGTCTCCTGGGAAGGGTTGGCAAGTAAGTATAGCACATGTTTCCTGATGAAAGAAAGCCTATGGACAGGTGAATCAAAGGCTAAAGGAATCATACTTGACGTGACTTAAACACAGAAAATACGAGGAAACTTAGAATGACTTCTAGCATCAGAAGGAAGGCCAGTTAACCCAAAAGGCTCCTAAAGGCTTTAGAATGGAAGCTTCGGTGGCCATTTGTTGCGATGCTGTCATTTCTGCTGTTTACTTTCTGTTCTGGGACAGATGTTAATTCCACAAAAACTGACTTCAttgcatatatgcacacattGTACACATATCTTCTTAATATTATTAAATGTCAAAGTTCAACAACCCTAATTTATCtgtttctaattttttttttttccccgttaGATGTTCCacagctgctggtcagtgaagaagaggttccccctgagcagcaggactggagccccagtctggaccaggaggacccagagcccccacacattaaagaggaacaggaggaactctggaccagtcaggagggagagcggcttcaagggccggaggaggccgatatctccgagttcccgttcactcctgtccctgtgaagagtgaagatgatgaagagaaacctcagtcctcacagcttcatcaaagccaaactgaggagaacagagaggcagagcctctagccagcagctcaactgaacagatgaaaacagaagctgatggagaggactgtggagtatcagaaccagccaggaacttagatccagctagtcatttacaaccaactagtgatggcaagacttcagactcttctgaacctgagactgaagacagtgatgatgattgggaacctcagtcaggtttagaCTCACCGAAAAACGACGAGATCCTTGTAAGTGATAAGAGATGTCATACTGGGGAGAAACAttttagttgctcagtttgtggtaaaGCGTTTCATCAGAAGGgtaacatgcagacacacatgagaACCCATACAGGAGAAAGGCCCTTTAGTTGCACAATGTGTGGTAAAAAATTTATTCAAAAGGGAGATTTGCAGAAACACATAAGACGCCACACAGGAGAAAAACCTTTTAGCTgttcagtttgtggtaaaagatTTGGCCGCAAGGAACATCTGCAGGCACACATGACCACTcatactggagagaaaccatttagttgttCAGTGTGTGGTAAAGCGTTTCATCAGAAGGgtaacatgcagacacacataagAACCCATACAGGGGAAAGGCCATTTAGTTGCACAGTTTGTGGTAGAACATTTGTTCAAAAGGGAGATTTGCAGAGACACATGAGACGCCACACGGGGGAAAAACCTTTTATCTgttcagtttgtggtaaaagatTTAGTGACAGGGGGGTTCTGAAGACACACATCAGAGTTCATAcgggggagaaaccatttagctGCTCAGTTTGCGGTAGAAGATTTGTTCAGAGGTGTCATCTGACGtcacacatgagagtccacgtAAAGTTTTAGTGTAAAGGTTAATCTGCAGAGACACATGAGactccacacaggagagagttGCAGTGTTTGTGGGAGAAGTTTATTCAGCATTCACAGGTCAGAAACCATAAGTGTGttggtgagagcagcagcaggtgaagctgcagagctgctggttgagctgAACTGTTCAGCAGTAAACAAAAGTGCCCATTAATTTTCCTATTGACGAATAGAAAACAATCTGTCATGAATAATTAAACATATGAACCCTATAAGAACAGTGTTTTGATCAGGTATGTTTATGCAGTATAATTTACAATAAAGTCCACTGCAAACaaatttttcaatttcaatttattgATTAGTAACCCACATGTAATTATAATTAGTAAAgaaaatttgtttttatatgGAAATGTAATTTTTGTCCTGTTTAATTCGAAGTACTCACATGCTAATCAATTTATATTGATTGACTAGTTGCTGAATATGGAACGTTTATACATTTCCTTTAtactctttttattttccttaaatCAGACTGAATAATTGTATATTATGCCTGTGGTCACATGACAACTCTATAACTGTCCTAGTATActaggcacacaaacacagttttgttttagaaaatgtACTTGGGAATACCATGTACAGTTTTCAGTTTACTCTCATTTGTATTAATTCTCTTCacctcatattcatattcatattttaaagttgtttttttatttattttccttactGGAAGCAACATGTacctttgtttttgaaaaagcctatacaaataaaggttttGATGATGCTGCTAATTATTGCTATAAAATCTGTGTCTGTGGGGATCTCCAATGCCCACTCTGTAAGAGTGTGTTTCGCTATTTAATCCTCCCTGTAAATGATAATGTATGGCTAGCAACTATACCAACAAAATACATAATATGCCTGTGTTCTAGGAAATAGGCTCACGTGCGCACTGCAGCCATATTTCTAATTATGACCAAGTGCCATAGGCGCCAGTTTTGCCTACCTTTTGGTGTGGGGTCGTAATAGAAGTGCTGGGACCAGGCTTGCAACGCTCCTTTTTAGCTTAATGCAATCATAGATGCAGGTTCCAGAATCCCAGATGTCAAGTTGCCTCACACTGTGGGGAAACCAATCATCCATCATTCCTGTCCCCGTCAACCAATGGTACTGGGTATTGTTTAGGTCAGCAAACATGCAACCCACAGCACACTTGTCTAATGTGGCATGGTCACCCTGGGGTACTTCCAAAGGTCTTCTGATGTGGGCAACTGCTGTAAAAACATTGCATCAGTTAAGGACCCCTGTTACAGCAGATTCAGGTTCAAAATTGGCTATAAAGTTGGCGACTTCTTTCTTCCATACCCATGACAGGCTTTCGTTCAGCCTTCATACTGCACTTCCC
This region includes:
- the LOC139924983 gene encoding uncharacterized protein LOC139924983 encodes the protein MSTIQLLRAFVSQRLTLAVEEIIGVFERTISDYEEEIGRQRRLLGDLKPEIQVDTEALSPDVQQLIVCEEEVPPVQQVWSPRLDQEVQSGTPHIKEEPEEIWTSQEGEQLQGPEEADVTEFPFTPVPVKSEDDEEKPQSSQLHQSQTEENREAEPLASSSTEQMKTEADGEDCGVSQPALDLDLASFLKASSDGQFLFSQCFKTEAEDSDDGWNATKEPQSGFDTMNNNVRHKRSRTGVKHVSCSVCGKTFRHKGILQRHMTSHTGEKPFDCTVCGKKFGQKGSLHTHMRQHTGEKPFSCLVCGKKFSQSGTLGSHMRIHTGEKPFSCSVCKNSYSERGALVRHMRVHTGEKPFSCSVCGKSFSEKGNLNKHTRVHTGEKPFSCNVCGKSFRLLAHVNTHKFHTGDEQLSCSVCGKIFVCKGNLRRHMRIHTGEKPFSCLVCGKSFSAKGTLKTHMGCHSREKPFGCTFCGKRFGCKEVLQKHMRNHTGDEPSDCTVCGETFGVGLLQTHMRLHAGEKPFSCSICKKRFRWGEDIERHLRSHTVEKPFS